One window of Brachyhypopomus gauderio isolate BG-103 unplaced genomic scaffold, BGAUD_0.2 sc80, whole genome shotgun sequence genomic DNA carries:
- the dlb gene encoding delta-like protein B isoform X2 — MARLPLCLLTLSLLHLGTFSLVIEAWNAESPKEHADHTENQNNLISRLATRRRLAVGEDWSQDVHFGENSELRYSYHVFCDEFYYGDACSDYCRPRDDTLGHYTCDENGNKQCLEGWHGNYCSDPICSADCSDRHGYCEAPGECKCRLGWQGVSCSECVRHPGCLHGTCSQPWQCVCAEGWGGLFCNQDLNYCTNHRPCANGATCTNTGQGSYTCTCKPGYSGTNCELEINECDCNPCKNGGSCNDLENDYSCTCPQGFYGKNCEIVAMTCADDPCFNGGSCEGRSTGGYACRCPAAYTGSNCEKRLDRCSHKPCANGGECVDLGSGVLCRCRPGFMGPRCDINVDDCARSPCQNSGTCVDSVNDYTCSCTLGFTGKNCSVRADACTTHPCLHGGTCFTHVSGPVCHCVPGFMGPSCEFPVLERAGLERATPRTSRGSSPSTVAASCVLAVLCVCLGVCVGVVVLRRRRRRLRRQQFCDSVFNDLETVNNLDRQPYPYERDFLPRVVSQAKPSNTGARLSCSLAGGHTLPAGQDFLWSAGGVGLR; from the exons ATGGCGCGTCTACCCCTCTGTCTCCTAACTTTGTCGCTCCTGCACCTG GGAACATTTtcactggtcattgaagcatGGAACGCAGAATCGCCTAAAGAGCACGCGGACCACACAG AGAACCAGAACAATCTGATCAGTCGTTTAGCCACGCGGCGTCGTTTGGCGGTTGGAGAGGACTGGTCTCAGGACGTGCACTTCGGTGAAAACAGTGAACTGCGCTATTCCTACCATGTGTTCTGCGACGAGTTTTACTACGGTGACGCGTGTTCAGATTACTGCCGCCCACGCGACGACACACTGGGACACTACACGTGCGATGAAAACGGCAATAAACAGTGTCTCGAGGGGTGGCACGGAAACTACTGTTCCGACC CCATCTGCTCGGCTGACTGCAGCGATCGCCATGGTTACTGCGAGGCCCCAGGGGAGTGTAAGTGTCGTCTGGGCTGGCAGGGTGTGTCCTGCAGCGAGTGTGTGAGACACCCAGGGTGTCTGCATGGCACCTGCAGCCAGCcgtggcagtgtgtgtgcgcagaggGCTGGGGGGGCCTCTTCTGCAACCAGGACCTCAACTACTGCACCAACCACCGCCCGTGTGCTAACGGGGCCACCTGTACCAACACTGGCCAGGGCAgctacacctgcacctgcaaACCCGGCTACAGCGGCACCAACTGTGAACTTGAGATCAACGAGTGTGACTGCAACCCTTGCAAGAACGGAGGCAGCTGCAAC GATCTGGAGAACGACTACTCCTGCACCTGCCCCCAGGGCTTCTATGGGAAGAACTGTGAGATTGTGGCAATGACATGCGCTGATGACCCCTGCTTTAACGGTGGCTCGTGTGAGGGCCGTTCCACCGGGGGCTACGCCTGCCGCTGCCCTGCCGCTTACACCGGCTCCAACTGTGAGAAGAGACTGGATCGCTGTAGCCACAAACCGTGTGCCaatg gtggtgagtgtgttgatCTGGGTTCTGGTGTCCTGTGTCGCTGCCGCCCTGGTTTCATGGGCCCTCGCTGCGACATTAATGTGGACGACTGTGCGCGGTCTCCCTGCCAGAACTCCGGCACCTGTGTGGACAGTGTGAACGACTACACGTGCAGCTGCACACTGGGCTTCACAGGCAAGAACTGCAGTGTGCGTGCGGACGCCTGCACCACGCACCCGTGCCTGCACGGCGGGACCTGCTTCACCCACGTCTCCGGCCCCGTGTGCCACTGTGTCCCGGGGTTCATGGGACCTAGCTGTGAATTCCCGGTGCTGGAGCGAGCAGGGCTGGAACGGGCCACGCCCCGGACGTCCCgcggctcctccccctccacagTGGCTGCGTCGTGTGTGCTGgccgtgctgtgtgtgtgtctgggtgtgtgtgtgggggtcgtGGTCCTGAGACGGAGGAGACGGAGACTGAGGAGGCAGCAGTTCTGTGATTCTGTCTTTAATGACTTGGAGACGGTCAACAACCTGGATAGGCAGCCTTACCCATACGAACGAGACTTCCTGCCCAGAGTTGTCAGTCAAGCCAAACCTAGTAACACTGGAGCCAGGCTAAGTTGCTCACTGGCTGGTGGGCATACACTTCCTGCTGGTCAGGACTTCCTCTGGAGTGCAGGAGGGGTAGGgctcagataa
- the dlb gene encoding delta-like protein B isoform X1 produces MARLPLCLLTLSLLHLVASSGVFELKVHSFSTTRRFCRRARDCNIFFRICLKHSEDVISAEPPCTFGTGQTSVLHADQSSIANSGAVRVPFHFKWPGTFSLVIEAWNAESPKEHADHTENQNNLISRLATRRRLAVGEDWSQDVHFGENSELRYSYHVFCDEFYYGDACSDYCRPRDDTLGHYTCDENGNKQCLEGWHGNYCSDPICSADCSDRHGYCEAPGECKCRLGWQGVSCSECVRHPGCLHGTCSQPWQCVCAEGWGGLFCNQDLNYCTNHRPCANGATCTNTGQGSYTCTCKPGYSGTNCELEINECDCNPCKNGGSCNDLENDYSCTCPQGFYGKNCEIVAMTCADDPCFNGGSCEGRSTGGYACRCPAAYTGSNCEKRLDRCSHKPCANGGECVDLGSGVLCRCRPGFMGPRCDINVDDCARSPCQNSGTCVDSVNDYTCSCTLGFTGKNCSVRADACTTHPCLHGGTCFTHVSGPVCHCVPGFMGPSCEFPVLERAGLERATPRTSRGSSPSTVAASCVLAVLCVCLGVCVGVVVLRRRRRRLRRQQFCDSVFNDLETVNNLDRQPYPYERDFLPRVVSQAKPSNTGARLSCSLAGGHTLPAGQDFLWSAGGVGLR; encoded by the exons ATGGCGCGTCTACCCCTCTGTCTCCTAACTTTGTCGCTCCTGCACCTG GTCGCTTCTTCAGGTGTCTTTGAGCTTAAAGTACACTCGTTCAGTACGACGCGCCGGTTCTGCAGAAGGGCTCGAGACTGCAACATCTTTTTCCGAATTTGCCTCAAGCATTCGGAAGACGTTATCTCCGCCGAGCCCCCGTGCACTTTCGGAACCGGCCAAACGAGCGTGCTCCACGCCGACCAAAGCTCTATAGCCAACAGCGGCGCCGTCAGAGTGCCGTTTCATTTTAAGTGGCCG GGAACATTTtcactggtcattgaagcatGGAACGCAGAATCGCCTAAAGAGCACGCGGACCACACAG AGAACCAGAACAATCTGATCAGTCGTTTAGCCACGCGGCGTCGTTTGGCGGTTGGAGAGGACTGGTCTCAGGACGTGCACTTCGGTGAAAACAGTGAACTGCGCTATTCCTACCATGTGTTCTGCGACGAGTTTTACTACGGTGACGCGTGTTCAGATTACTGCCGCCCACGCGACGACACACTGGGACACTACACGTGCGATGAAAACGGCAATAAACAGTGTCTCGAGGGGTGGCACGGAAACTACTGTTCCGACC CCATCTGCTCGGCTGACTGCAGCGATCGCCATGGTTACTGCGAGGCCCCAGGGGAGTGTAAGTGTCGTCTGGGCTGGCAGGGTGTGTCCTGCAGCGAGTGTGTGAGACACCCAGGGTGTCTGCATGGCACCTGCAGCCAGCcgtggcagtgtgtgtgcgcagaggGCTGGGGGGGCCTCTTCTGCAACCAGGACCTCAACTACTGCACCAACCACCGCCCGTGTGCTAACGGGGCCACCTGTACCAACACTGGCCAGGGCAgctacacctgcacctgcaaACCCGGCTACAGCGGCACCAACTGTGAACTTGAGATCAACGAGTGTGACTGCAACCCTTGCAAGAACGGAGGCAGCTGCAAC GATCTGGAGAACGACTACTCCTGCACCTGCCCCCAGGGCTTCTATGGGAAGAACTGTGAGATTGTGGCAATGACATGCGCTGATGACCCCTGCTTTAACGGTGGCTCGTGTGAGGGCCGTTCCACCGGGGGCTACGCCTGCCGCTGCCCTGCCGCTTACACCGGCTCCAACTGTGAGAAGAGACTGGATCGCTGTAGCCACAAACCGTGTGCCaatg gtggtgagtgtgttgatCTGGGTTCTGGTGTCCTGTGTCGCTGCCGCCCTGGTTTCATGGGCCCTCGCTGCGACATTAATGTGGACGACTGTGCGCGGTCTCCCTGCCAGAACTCCGGCACCTGTGTGGACAGTGTGAACGACTACACGTGCAGCTGCACACTGGGCTTCACAGGCAAGAACTGCAGTGTGCGTGCGGACGCCTGCACCACGCACCCGTGCCTGCACGGCGGGACCTGCTTCACCCACGTCTCCGGCCCCGTGTGCCACTGTGTCCCGGGGTTCATGGGACCTAGCTGTGAATTCCCGGTGCTGGAGCGAGCAGGGCTGGAACGGGCCACGCCCCGGACGTCCCgcggctcctccccctccacagTGGCTGCGTCGTGTGTGCTGgccgtgctgtgtgtgtgtctgggtgtgtgtgtgggggtcgtGGTCCTGAGACGGAGGAGACGGAGACTGAGGAGGCAGCAGTTCTGTGATTCTGTCTTTAATGACTTGGAGACGGTCAACAACCTGGATAGGCAGCCTTACCCATACGAACGAGACTTCCTGCCCAGAGTTGTCAGTCAAGCCAAACCTAGTAACACTGGAGCCAGGCTAAGTTGCTCACTGGCTGGTGGGCATACACTTCCTGCTGGTCAGGACTTCCTCTGGAGTGCAGGAGGGGTAGGgctcagataa
- the ppp1r14aa gene encoding protein phosphatase 1, regulatory (inhibitor) subunit 14Aa isoform X1 has translation MSEDLYVLRCEDHDPRPRERGASVQKRQARVTVKYNRKELQKRLNVEKWIEDTLETLYIGAEDEMPEEVDIDGLLVLHSDQERAQKLQEVLHTCKNSTQGVVARCVGAWQCSVWWGRGCTLCVVGAWLRCVCGGAGLHSVYVMAWLHSVMAWHWSHTLN, from the exons ATGTCAGAGGATCTTTATGTCCTGCGATGTGAGGATCATGACCCACGTCCGCGAGAGCGCGGCGCGAGCGTGCAGAAGCGGCAGGCTCGCGTTACGGTCAAGTACAACCGAAAAGAGCTCCAGAAAAGACTAAACGTGGAGAAATGGATCGAGGACACGCTGGAGACATTATACATAGGAGCG gaggacGAAATGCCAGAAGAAGTTGATATAGATGGCCTCTTGGTTCTTCATAGCGATCAGGAACGAGCACAGAAACTACAG GAAGTGCTGCACACCTGTAAGAACAGCACACAG GGCGTGGTTGCGCGCTGTGTGGGGGCGTGGCAGTGCTCGGTGTGGTGGGGGCGTGGCTGCACGCTATGTGTGGTGGGCGCGTGGCTGCGCTGTGTTTGTGGTGGGGCGGGGCTGCACTCTGTGTATGTGATGGCGTGGCTGCACTCTGTGATGGCGTGGCACTGGTCACATACactaaactga
- the ppp1r14aa gene encoding protein phosphatase 1, regulatory (inhibitor) subunit 14Aa isoform X3 — translation MSEDLYVLRCEDHDPRPRERGASVQKRQARVTVKYNRKELQKRLNVEKWIEDTLETLYIGAEVLHTCKNSTQGVVARCVGAWQCSVWWGRGCTLCVVGAWLRCVCGGAGLHSVYVMAWLHSVMAWHWSHTLN, via the exons ATGTCAGAGGATCTTTATGTCCTGCGATGTGAGGATCATGACCCACGTCCGCGAGAGCGCGGCGCGAGCGTGCAGAAGCGGCAGGCTCGCGTTACGGTCAAGTACAACCGAAAAGAGCTCCAGAAAAGACTAAACGTGGAGAAATGGATCGAGGACACGCTGGAGACATTATACATAGGAGCG GAAGTGCTGCACACCTGTAAGAACAGCACACAG GGCGTGGTTGCGCGCTGTGTGGGGGCGTGGCAGTGCTCGGTGTGGTGGGGGCGTGGCTGCACGCTATGTGTGGTGGGCGCGTGGCTGCGCTGTGTTTGTGGTGGGGCGGGGCTGCACTCTGTGTATGTGATGGCGTGGCTGCACTCTGTGATGGCGTGGCACTGGTCACATACactaaactga
- the ppp1r14aa gene encoding protein phosphatase 1, regulatory (inhibitor) subunit 14Aa isoform X2, which yields MSEDLYVLRCEDHDPRPRERGASVQKRQARVTVKYNRKELQKRLNVEKWIEDTLETLYIGAEDEMPEEVDIDGLLVLHSDQERAQKLQEVLHTCKNSTQSFITELLEKLHGVHKQEELQNEGLGHPCLHGYPHHHGSAHHHGDHHQHRTHQTL from the exons ATGTCAGAGGATCTTTATGTCCTGCGATGTGAGGATCATGACCCACGTCCGCGAGAGCGCGGCGCGAGCGTGCAGAAGCGGCAGGCTCGCGTTACGGTCAAGTACAACCGAAAAGAGCTCCAGAAAAGACTAAACGTGGAGAAATGGATCGAGGACACGCTGGAGACATTATACATAGGAGCG gaggacGAAATGCCAGAAGAAGTTGATATAGATGGCCTCTTGGTTCTTCATAGCGATCAGGAACGAGCACAGAAACTACAG GAAGTGCTGCACACCTGTAAGAACAGCACACAG TCTTTCATCACCGAGTTGCTTGAAAAGCTGCATGGCGTACACAAACAGGAAGAACTTCAGAATGAGGGCCTTGGGCATCCCTGTCTCCATGGTTACCCCCATCATCATGGCAGTGCCCATCACCACGGAGATCACCATCAGCACCGAACACACCAAACACTCTAG
- the ppp1r14aa gene encoding protein phosphatase 1, regulatory (inhibitor) subunit 14Aa isoform X4: MSEDLYVLRCEDHDPRPRERGASVQKRQARVTVKYNRKELQKRLNVEKWIEDTLETLYIGAEVLHTCKNSTQSFITELLEKLHGVHKQEELQNEGLGHPCLHGYPHHHGSAHHHGDHHQHRTHQTL; the protein is encoded by the exons ATGTCAGAGGATCTTTATGTCCTGCGATGTGAGGATCATGACCCACGTCCGCGAGAGCGCGGCGCGAGCGTGCAGAAGCGGCAGGCTCGCGTTACGGTCAAGTACAACCGAAAAGAGCTCCAGAAAAGACTAAACGTGGAGAAATGGATCGAGGACACGCTGGAGACATTATACATAGGAGCG GAAGTGCTGCACACCTGTAAGAACAGCACACAG TCTTTCATCACCGAGTTGCTTGAAAAGCTGCATGGCGTACACAAACAGGAAGAACTTCAGAATGAGGGCCTTGGGCATCCCTGTCTCCATGGTTACCCCCATCATCATGGCAGTGCCCATCACCACGGAGATCACCATCAGCACCGAACACACCAAACACTCTAG